In the Candidatus Electrothrix rattekaaiensis genome, one interval contains:
- a CDS encoding aspartate kinase, whose protein sequence is MALIVQKFGGTSVGSTDKIKNVAERVLRQQKQGHQMVVVLSAMSGQTDKLLGLAADMQAMPDPREMDMLLSTGEQVTIALFAMAVKAAGSDAISLLGDQVHIHTDGMHTKARIKEIDTGLIHRHLDAGRVVVIAGFQGVDDEGDITTLGRGGSDTTAVALAAALKADACEIFTDVEGVYTTDPNICAQARKINMITYDEMLELASLGAKVLEIRSVGLAKRYKVPLHVRSTFSDNQGTWVVEEDRIMESMLVSGITYNKNEARITITKVPDQPGIASKVFLPISDAGILVDMIIQNTREGQLTDMTFTVLRTDYARTMQLLQKTAEEIGAESVTGDESIVKVSIVGVGMRNHSGIASTMFQIMSNEGINIMMISTSEIKVSCVIAEKYTELAVRALHTAFALDKENPPVEEEQ, encoded by the coding sequence ATGGCACTTATAGTGCAGAAATTCGGTGGAACCTCGGTGGGGTCCACTGATAAGATAAAAAACGTGGCTGAGCGGGTGCTCCGGCAGCAAAAGCAGGGCCATCAGATGGTGGTGGTGCTTTCTGCCATGTCCGGCCAGACCGACAAGCTGCTTGGTCTGGCGGCGGATATGCAGGCAATGCCTGATCCCCGGGAGATGGACATGCTGCTGTCCACGGGTGAGCAGGTCACCATCGCTCTTTTTGCTATGGCCGTGAAGGCAGCAGGCAGTGATGCGATTTCCCTGCTGGGCGATCAGGTGCATATTCATACTGATGGCATGCATACCAAGGCCCGAATCAAGGAGATCGACACCGGGCTGATTCACAGGCATCTTGATGCGGGCAGGGTCGTGGTGATTGCCGGCTTTCAGGGCGTGGATGATGAGGGTGATATCACCACCCTGGGCCGGGGCGGCTCAGACACCACCGCAGTGGCCTTGGCTGCCGCGCTCAAGGCTGATGCCTGCGAGATCTTCACCGATGTTGAGGGCGTGTACACCACAGACCCTAATATCTGTGCGCAGGCACGCAAGATTAATATGATAACCTATGACGAAATGCTGGAACTGGCCAGTCTCGGCGCTAAAGTGCTGGAGATCCGCTCGGTCGGTTTGGCCAAGCGCTATAAAGTTCCGTTGCATGTTCGTTCCACATTTTCAGACAACCAAGGCACCTGGGTCGTTGAGGAGGACAGGATTATGGAATCCATGCTGGTTTCCGGTATTACCTATAATAAGAACGAGGCGCGCATCACCATTACCAAGGTGCCGGATCAGCCCGGCATCGCCTCCAAGGTTTTTCTGCCCATCTCCGATGCTGGCATTCTGGTGGACATGATCATCCAGAACACCAGAGAAGGGCAGTTGACCGATATGACCTTCACCGTGCTGCGGACGGATTACGCCCGGACCATGCAGCTTCTGCAAAAAACGGCGGAAGAGATCGGAGCGGAATCCGTGACCGGCGATGAATCCATTGTCAAGGTCTCCATTGTCGGGGTGGGTATGCGCAACCATTCCGGTATCGCGTCCACCATGTTCCAGATTATGTCCAACGAGGGTATCAATATCATGATGATTTCCACCTCGGAGATCAAGGTGTCCTGTGTGATCGCGGAGAAATACACGGAGCTGGCTGTGCGTGCTCTGCATACGGCGTTCGCTTTGGATAAGGAGAATCCTCCTGTGGAAGAGGAGCAGTAG